The Pyrus communis chromosome 8, drPyrComm1.1, whole genome shotgun sequence region CAAATTGTGATCTCTTTCTGCCACATAACATAACAGCCCTATGTGAGTTTACCAGTTCAGAAGTTTAGTGGCAAGATGAAGGAATTTATAAGATAATTCCTGAACATGGCGATGCAAAGCATTATTGAGTCTCTGTATAGTCGACCACTAATACTAACGAAAAACCTTTGACCCCACTAGATTGGGTCCAGTTCTTCAATGTGTAAATTCTGTTTATCCAACTTTAGTATTTGTACTGGTTTTTTATTTGGCTATGTTCCACAAATGTCTTATGCTTCTGTAGAAACATTTTCTGGAATCTTTGTTGGTCCCTCCTTTCCAAACTTAAGAAGTGGTCTTTGTTGTTTCGTGGCTTTAGTGGAGGAAGTTCTGGTAATGTGAGTGTTCCTGTATATGCAGTGTACCCTTCATCTTGATTCAGTGATATTTGAAACTCTTTTTTCCACTATTGGAGAAGTAAACAGTTTCTTTTGATAAAGTTAATCTTTCACAATTTGTTTGTTGGGATGGATGTACAGGATAGAACCTTAGGGAAGATAAAGGGATGAAATTTGATGGAAAGGgatgaagaacaaaaatataatttaccttaTGTAACCCTCTTGAGTAGTTGGATTGAGGACAGTGTTAAAGTATCAAACTTTGCTTTTTGCCATCCCTCCTCATTTCCTTTCAAAGTTGGACAGATTTGGCTGTTTGAGGGTTGCTTTCCCCTTACTTGTATGATTGTATCTGGGTCAGtgtgtgtttttatttatttattctgaAGCCCTGAACCTATTCCAAATTTGTGCCATTGATATTTTGGATGATCCCTTCCTCCCTCCGCGCTTTGCTTCTGTGGATTCTGAATTGCAAATGCGTGTTTGAAATTGTTAATTGTGAATCTATGTTTCTTTTTGTGTACTTTGAAAGGTGTAAGTTTTGCACGTTTTGTATTCTCGTGATTGCATAATGTAGAAACTTTCTACTTGATCACAGATttgtgtttggtgttggcaCCACATAATGGACATGGCTGAGAAGGATGAGACAGATGGGCGGTGTCCTGCATGCCGCAATCCTTATGACAAGGAAAAGATTGTAGGAACAGCTGGAAAGTGTGAGAGGTTGTTAATCCAGGAACAATCTTTTATTTCATTAGATAGATAATTGCTTCCAACTTTATTGTGATAAGAAACATCTGTATTTCTATTGCTTGTACCTTTCTCAATCTATCTTTGCCCACAGGCTGGTTTTAGAAATCAACAGCGAGAAAAAGATGAAGTCTCAGAAGGCAAAAGTCAAATCTACTGAAGGGCGGAAGCAGCTCACTACTGTGCGAGTGATTCAACGGAACCTCGTTTACATAGTTGGGTTGCCTCTTAATCTGGCAGATGAAGATGTAATTTCCCTCTCTCTCGCTGTTGGACATGTTAGTGCGCTGCTAGctcatttctttgttttggcTTGTAAAGACTCACTATTTTTTAAGCATCTGTTATGCAGCTTCTGCAGCGCAGAGAATATTTTGGTCAGTATGGGAAGGttcaaaaagtttcaatgtctcGAACAGCAGCTGGCGTCATTCAGCAATTTCCAAACAATACATGTAGTGTGTAAGTAAACCTGTTTTAATCATGTCTGGCCCTAAACTACTTTTGTTGCATAAATGATCTTTGGTTAATTTTCGTCCATTGACATGTCTTATAGAGTTTGTTTAAATTGATGTACTTGTTACTTAAGAAATTTAGATTAGGTTACAAAAACTTATTGAAATTTGGAAGTGTAATGATCCTCTTCTCAGTTTTAGTCTAATCAATAGTGCTTTATGTTTTAGTTtcagttaataacttaaaacaatttttttggcGTTTCAAAAACCGAACCTAACATTTTCCCTTTAATAGAAAACAaagtggtattttttttttttgcaattttttagtATTTTGGTCTCCAGTTTTACATTTAACTGTTACCTAAAACTAAATGAGTGAATACAATCCGATTGATTCCTAGTAtcgaaaatattttttgtttaaattgaaGTTAACGCTATGTTAACATGCTTGTTTACAGTCAGTGTTAGTTCCCCTCTGATGTAAAGTACATTCAGCAAGTGTTTTTTGGTTTAACTGATGtaatttttgatttttgatcTCCTATCTCCAATTTAGCATTGAGTTTTTGCACTCTTCTGATAGCCTGTGTGCTTAGTGtcttttctcaaattttctttATGTGCAGATATATTACATACTCAAAAGAGGAGGAAGCGGTTCGTTGTATTCAAAATGTACATGGGTTCCTCTTGGATGGTAGATCTTTGAGGTACATGCATGCTTAGAGTAATTTAAATTTGTTCTCTCAACAAGTTGGCATTATATTAATCCTTATATGTTTTTTCCAGGGCTTGCTTTGGGACCACAAAATATTGTCATGCATGGCTGAGGAATGTGGTATGAATCATTACTTGGTCTATCTGTCTTATGGAATTTTGTGTCATGTAGCTCGGTTGAATTTGAAACAATCTAGTTGAGGATTGACTTTTTGTTATTTCCAGCCTTGCACCAATCCTGATTGTTTGTATCTGCATGAGGTTGGGTCTCAGGAGGATAGTTTCACTAAAGATGAAATAATTTCTGCATACACTAGGTATTTAGTTCTCTACCCTGGCCAatcttttttgttaatttctgccGTTGTTGATTGTATAGTCTATCAGGGGGTTTTTGGAAGAGTTTTGTATTACTGCTTAATTTTCCAAAGCTTATGCTAGAAGTATGTTATCGATGAGATGAGCCTTAAAAAATCTTTCTTTTCCTCAAGAGGCATTAAAAAAAGTTGTGGGGTACAATGCGTATGCTCTTCTGAAGCTATAACACTTGCAATAAGTCTAGAATATTAACCTGCAATCTCTTTTGTACATAAACGCCTTTATTTAGCTTAATGCTTTTCGTGGTGTTTATACGAATGATGAGCATTCACATATAAACCCATCCCATAAATATTGATATAGGCCCTTCTTTCACTGCATTGAAATTCAAAAGTTCATTCATCATATGATCACTGAAGATATATGTGGAACTGAATGTGAGAAATATATTATACCTTAAATAGCTCTAATAGCTTCCTACATTTCctttaacttttatttatatatattttctcttgATCTGTGTTTTCCAATAAACTTTACATGGtgttttccttggatgattaaTAATTGCATAACTGTTTGAAGGAGTAGGGTACAACAAATTACTGGTACAGCAAACAGTATGCAACGGCGTTCGGGGAGTGTTTTGCCTCCACCACTAGATGATTATTGCAACACCAGTTCTGCTTCTGCCGCAGGACCAATTATTAAAAATGGATCAAGTGTAAGTGTCATATTTAAGTTGGAAACTTATGGGTTGTAATAATAAGCTGGTTGGCATCATTACTAttggcttttttttattttttatcctgATTGACCTGAAAATCCATGTGTATCTTGATATAGTTGATATATTTTATGGGTTTCTGGGGTAGTGAATTCGACAAGTTTCCAAGTTTAGGCTTTTTGGATATTTAAGATTCAGTAATAGCTGGTTAAAAGTTGCAAGTCTGAGTCATATTTCCTTGTTCTGAtctcccctcctctctcttaACTTGGCAGAATACTGGAAGTCTTATTAGAGGATCTCCTCCAAATGGAAGCTCTGGTAGATCTATTGCTCTCCCAGCTGCAGCCTCATGGTAGTATttggttatttgtttttggCCTTCACATTGTTTTATGAttgtaataaaaaattctaaatgTACTGAATGCACATTGCAGGGGAACACATGGTTCAAACTGCCAACCACCAGCTACACATATAATAAGTTCAAATGGACATTCTAAACAGAAACCTGATACAGTCAGAAGCACATTGCCATATTCTGCAGCAACTGGTGCTTCTGTTCAGTTATCTACAGTGCATAGTGAAGGAGGAAAGAGGTCAGCATTAAATGAAGAAAGTCAGACTTTGCATGCTAAATGTAAACCAGAATCATTGAAGATTGTGAAACAGCATAGTGGTGTGGATTGTCAAAATGATCTGTCTGACGTACCTGCTGCACCTGATGAAGGTTCTACTTCTGCGAATGTTAGCAACCAATTATTTGCGACATCTGTATCCAAGGAAGATGATAGAGGCAGAAGCATGCAACCAAACATTAGCAATCCTACCAACCATCTATCATGCAGTTCCTctcatgaaaaagaaaacattgtTTCCACTGAAGAAGTGGTCCaaaacttatgctctgatatcCCTTTAATGAGCATTGATAGAAATGCCAAGTTTGACAATTCCAGTGTAGCCAGATCTAATAGTTCACCTTCAGATAACTCCTTTATTAAATCGCCTCGGGACCAACAATATTGTGCTGAGCAGTCTAGAGATCCTCCATCAACTGGTGAGAAAGCTGTCACATCGGTTAATGGGGTGTGTATTACAAGGGAACAATCCAACTGGACGTTAGAGTCACAACCCCAACTAGTGCCAAGTACATCTTCTGAAGTCGAGGAGGATGTGCTGTCTTTTGACAATCAAAGACTCAAGGATCCAGAAGTGAGTCGGTCAACATATTTGCCTAGTTTGCCTAATACAGTACATGCTCCAAATCACTCTAGGCCCCCTTTGTTGCATAATGAGGCTTATGGTGCAGTTTATTCCAATGCTGATTGTCTATTTGTAGATAACAAGGTTAGGGATAGTTCACTTTTATCTAATGGTTACCCTGAAAACATGGTAACGAGATCTTCTGGTTCAGGGAGGCCATTGGAGTATCCCTATCCTCTTCCAAATGAAGTCCCAGGGAAGCACACTGGAAGATTCCTGGATGATGCAGCAAATCCTGATTTCAGTACTGCTGCTGACAAGGGAGAGAGTAGCATAATCTCAAATATATTATCAATGGACTTTGACACATGGGATGACTCACTAACATCACCACAGCATTTCTCCAAATTGTTGGGTGAAACTGATAAACAGTCTGGAGCGCTCAAAATGTCAAGTCCTTGGAAAGTACAAAATAATAATCAGTCCAGATTCTCTTTTGCAAGACAGGAGGATGCTAAAAATCAAGCATTTGATTTACAGTCATCTCTGAATGTCGATGGGCAGTTTTCTAATAACCAGTCAGTCCATCAGGGCTTTTCTGAAAATAGAGATCTATATTTGGATAATCTAGGAATTGGAAATGGTTTCCCATCTAGTACTTTTGAAGAATCTGAAAGTCATGCCAGAAATCATTTAGCATTCTCTTCTAACAAGCTTTCTGGTGAGTATTGTCTGGATTTATGGAAAACTCTCTTCTATTTCATATTTATTGAGCTTCACGTTATTTGCTGCCTTCCATTTGGTTTGTTACGTTATTTACTGCctttcatttggtttgtcaTGTGTTTCTTTTTGTGCCTCATATAATGTTAAAGATTTTGTTGGGTTGGCATATCTTATGGTGATGTTCTTTCTTGATGTTCAGTGGGCTTGCATTTTGTATGAACTCAAGATTATTGTTATTGATCCCTTTCATCATCTGCTCTCCCATGTCACTCATTGATATATTTTTATCTCACCTTCTAACACTCTGGCCGAGTCCTTTTTGCTAATGTCTGAGAgtgtttcttgtttggtttaTCTTTTGTACTTATTGTGTGGTCTATTGTTTCCATCTTCAATAGTGGTGTGAGAAAGTAGATCCTTGACTGTTTAGCAATTGAAATTCTTTTAAAGTCCATATTCAGACCTTTGCATTGTCTAAAGAGCATATCTAATGGGAGCCTCATGGCCCAGGCAAATTGATAATCTTGcccaaaattggaaaaaaaaaaaaaaaaaaaacaacttctAGCCCAAGTTGCCAACAAAAGTTGCCTGGTCAAATTGAAGCCTAAGCACCTTGTGAAGCCAAACTTGCCCAAGCCCAAGCCCAAGCCTTGGGCAGCGTGGAGCCAACCTAACATTTTGAATCCTAGTCTCTAGCCCTTCAATTCTAGAACCAAAATATATTGGTAGGTTATATCATCATTTTGAGGGGCTAGATTTTGGTTCTAGACTCCAGCCCTTGCCCAACACATTATACATGCTCTAATATGTCAGTGGTGTGATTGACAGTTCTGGTTTTTTTGTGcaaattcgtttttttttttttttttttttattctgctAATACTTGAAATTGGGTTTAACCTTAGTTGTCTGTGCTGATTGTTGTTATTGTGGTTCTATTTTACTTTGTTCTTTTGTGCTGCCCCCGAGGTCATTCTAATGCTTAGTTTGGTTTCTGACCCTATTTGTATCTTTCAGCGGTTTCA contains the following coding sequences:
- the LOC137741661 gene encoding uncharacterized protein isoform X1; its protein translation is MSDQGEKTCPLCAEEMDLTDQQLKPCKCGYEICVWCWHHIMDMAEKDETDGRCPACRNPYDKEKIVGTAGKCERLVLEINSEKKMKSQKAKVKSTEGRKQLTTVRVIQRNLVYIVGLPLNLADEDLLQRREYFGQYGKVQKVSMSRTAAGVIQQFPNNTCSVYITYSKEEEAVRCIQNVHGFLLDGRSLRACFGTTKYCHAWLRNVPCTNPDCLYLHEVGSQEDSFTKDEIISAYTRSRVQQITGTANSMQRRSGSVLPPPLDDYCNTSSASAAGPIIKNGSSNTGSLIRGSPPNGSSGRSIALPAAASWGTHGSNCQPPATHIISSNGHSKQKPDTVRSTLPYSAATGASVQLSTVHSEGGKRSALNEESQTLHAKCKPESLKIVKQHSGVDCQNDLSDVPAAPDEGSTSANVSNQLFATSVSKEDDRGRSMQPNISNPTNHLSCSSSHEKENIVSTEEVVQNLCSDIPLMSIDRNAKFDNSSVARSNSSPSDNSFIKSPRDQQYCAEQSRDPPSTGEKAVTSVNGVCITREQSNWTLESQPQLVPSTSSEVEEDVLSFDNQRLKDPEVSRSTYLPSLPNTVHAPNHSRPPLLHNEAYGAVYSNADCLFVDNKVRDSSLLSNGYPENMVTRSSGSGRPLEYPYPLPNEVPGKHTGRFLDDAANPDFSTAADKGESSIISNILSMDFDTWDDSLTSPQHFSKLLGETDKQSGALKMSSPWKVQNNNQSRFSFARQEDAKNQAFDLQSSLNVDGQFSNNQSVHQGFSENRDLYLDNLGIGNGFPSSTFEESESHARNHLAFSSNKLSAVSRAQISAPPGFSVPSRAPPPGFTSHERVDQDFDTLSGNHMYGTSSLLRNAYQPQANGNIGSSADIEFMDPAILAVGKGRLQGGLNNPGLEMRSNFPSQLSGYENDARLQLLMQRSLAPQQNLRYPDFGDGFSHVNDSYGISSRLLEQSHASNLSPFSQMSLQQSRNRVMSNGHWDGWNEVQGGSNASMAELLRNERLGFNKFYSGYEESKFRMPSSGDLYNRTFGM
- the LOC137741661 gene encoding uncharacterized protein isoform X2, which encodes MSDQGEKTCPLCAEEMDLTDQQLKPCKCGYEICVWCWHHIMDMAEKDETDGRCPACRNPYDKEKIVGTAGKCERLVLEINSEKKMKSQKAKVKSTEGRKQLTTVRVIQRNLVYIVGLPLNLADEDLLQRREYFGQYGKVQKVSMSRTAAGVIQQFPNNTCSVYITYSKEEEAVRCIQNVHGFLLDGRSLRACFGTTKYCHAWLRNVPCTNPDCLYLHEVGSQEDSFTKDEIISAYTRVQQITGTANSMQRRSGSVLPPPLDDYCNTSSASAAGPIIKNGSSNTGSLIRGSPPNGSSGRSIALPAAASWGTHGSNCQPPATHIISSNGHSKQKPDTVRSTLPYSAATGASVQLSTVHSEGGKRSALNEESQTLHAKCKPESLKIVKQHSGVDCQNDLSDVPAAPDEGSTSANVSNQLFATSVSKEDDRGRSMQPNISNPTNHLSCSSSHEKENIVSTEEVVQNLCSDIPLMSIDRNAKFDNSSVARSNSSPSDNSFIKSPRDQQYCAEQSRDPPSTGEKAVTSVNGVCITREQSNWTLESQPQLVPSTSSEVEEDVLSFDNQRLKDPEVSRSTYLPSLPNTVHAPNHSRPPLLHNEAYGAVYSNADCLFVDNKVRDSSLLSNGYPENMVTRSSGSGRPLEYPYPLPNEVPGKHTGRFLDDAANPDFSTAADKGESSIISNILSMDFDTWDDSLTSPQHFSKLLGETDKQSGALKMSSPWKVQNNNQSRFSFARQEDAKNQAFDLQSSLNVDGQFSNNQSVHQGFSENRDLYLDNLGIGNGFPSSTFEESESHARNHLAFSSNKLSAVSRAQISAPPGFSVPSRAPPPGFTSHERVDQDFDTLSGNHMYGTSSLLRNAYQPQANGNIGSSADIEFMDPAILAVGKGRLQGGLNNPGLEMRSNFPSQLSGYENDARLQLLMQRSLAPQQNLRYPDFGDGFSHVNDSYGISSRLLEQSHASNLSPFSQMSLQQSRNRVMSNGHWDGWNEVQGGSNASMAELLRNERLGFNKFYSGYEESKFRMPSSGDLYNRTFGM